One Rissa tridactyla isolate bRisTri1 chromosome 4, bRisTri1.patW.cur.20221130, whole genome shotgun sequence DNA window includes the following coding sequences:
- the VSTM2B gene encoding V-set and transmembrane domain-containing protein 2B, whose translation MENRGLFCTLCYLMFNAPLLFIVTATFTEVPKDVTVREGDDIEMPCAFRASGSTSYSLEIQWWYFKEPARELAHELAISVPGSRSKVTNKDATKISTVRVQGNDISHRLRLSGVRRQDEGVYECRVADYSDDETQEHKAQALLRVLSRFAPPDVQAAEAVSHIQSGAAPRRHGPAARPTPPPGPGKRPPPPPPAEGDASTATASAAAAASSASPPPGQAAILRQQHGSGTGPIYATDPLLYMFLLILHKLVHLLVNH comes from the exons ATGGAAAATCGGGGGCTCTTCTGCACCCTCTGTTACCTGATGTTCAACGCACCTCTGCTGTTCATCGTCACCG CTACCTTTACTGAAGTTCCCAAAGATGTGACTGTTAGGGAGGGAGATGATATTGAGATGCCTTGTGCTTTCCGAGCCAGCGGATCCACCTCATACTCCTTGGAAATCCAGTGGTGGTACTTTAAAGAACCAGCCAGAGAACTTGCACACGAATTAGCCATCAGTGTCCCCGGCAGCAGGAGCAAG gtAACAAATAAGGATGCAACCAAAATCAGC ACGGTCCGCGTCCAGGGCAACGACATCTCGCACCGGCTGCGGCTCTCGGGCGTGCGGCGGCAGGACGAGGGCGTCTACGAGTGCCGCGTGGCGGACTACAGCGACGACGAGACGCAGGAGCACAAGGCCCAGGCGCTGCTGCGCGTCCTCTCCCGCTTCGCGCCGCCCGACGTGCAGGCGGCCGAGGCGGTCTCCCACATCCAGAGCGGCGCGGCCCCACGCCgccacggccccgccgcccgccccacgccgccgcccggccccggcaagcgcccgccgccgccgcccccggccgaGGGGGATGCCTCCACCGCCACCGCCTCGGCGGCCGCCGCTGCCTCCTCGGCCTCGCCGCCGCCCGGGCAGGCCGCCATCCTCCGCCAGCAGCACGGGTCAG gTACAGGACCTATTTATGCTACAGACCCACTCCTATATATGTTCCTGTTAATACTGCATAAGCTTGTACATTTATTAGTAAACCACTGA